In Salvelinus alpinus chromosome 20, SLU_Salpinus.1, whole genome shotgun sequence, a genomic segment contains:
- the LOC139546593 gene encoding leucine-rich repeat-containing protein 63 isoform X1 produces MPSERARLLRRPLPPKKIPPIVKSLPSPILSGTIIDSLPSTERRDLKDSATERSESSCHMLPLWDYDPAAFRAAPTPLTSVPSMLIPKIIEGFPCKPPRTLPKIPLLDLLKTDPRYIPFPPSFSFNDFLRDPNGGCGAQSLEGLKKVALSRCNYRKLVGLFLMELHKGQQTEVSKQLMSTEKLPEAKTRIPQKQIICELAALIRMEVQTQMMCRRSCLGDGTCRSEQKSVEIWVPPGERQAVQKQENLYLGTEVILNSVTTKHFQGSRRTHSPFRHSGEAINPSELAILDCLTEGGKALTLKAHFIALLPDLTPLAQSLLYLNLSFNDFTIFPVEVYELMQLEVLKMRDNPIEEIPTGIHRLTRLKTFVISFCKITSLPSESESCAVGPTYRLYQLPTLQFLDVSYNLLSSLSNDIRKLRTLEYLNVEGNQLPGLPCGALRLSLTQLRISNNYMHPYFWKGCSWNSPQDLQHSATMTLSLTDTCLRYASLPPEAQLALSRVGVCDCCRGPMYGPGLKVIRPCDNIFGLHRVPFIFYACTPACHWNFKNQTKSLSSLLYGEDTTHNSERLT; encoded by the exons ATGCCATCAGAACGTGCAAGGCTTCTTCGGAGGCCTTTGCCCCCTAAAAAGATTCCCCCCATTGTGAAATCACTTCCTTCGCCTATACTTTCAG GTACAATCATAGACTCATTGCCCTCAACAGAGAGAAGGGATCTGAAGGACAGTGCCACCGAGCGGAGTGAGTCAAGCTGCCACATGCTTCCTCTTTGGGACTATGACCCTGCAGCCTTTAGGGCGGCTCCCACTCCCCTGACCTCGGTCCCATCCATGCTAATACCTAAAATAATTGAGGGCTTCCCCTGTAAACCGCCACGCACTCTCCCCAAAATCCCCCTCCTTGACCTCCTCAAGACAGACCCCAGATACATCCCCTTTCCCCCTAGCTTTAGCTTCAATGACTTTCTGCGGGACCCTAATGGCGGCTGTGGGGCTCAGTCACTAGAGGGCCTGAAGAAAGTGGCCCTGTCTCGCTGCAACTACAGGAAGCTGGTTGGGCTTTTCCTGATGGAGCTGCACAAAGGGCAGCAGACTGAGGTGTCCAAGCAGCTGATGTCCACTGAGAAATTGCCAGAGGCCAAGACCAGGATCCCACAGAAGCAAATCATATGCG AGCTGGCAGCATTGATCCGTATGGAGGTGCAAACTCAGATGATGTGTCGGCGGAGCTGTTTGGGAGATGGGACCTGCAGGTCTGAACAGAAGTCTGTGGAGATCTGGGTACCCCCAGGGGAAAGACAAGCTGTTCAGAAGCAGGAAAATCTATACCTAG GAACGGAGGTGATCCTGAACTCTGTGACTACCAAGCACTTCCAGGGCTCTCGGCGGACCCACTCCCCGTTCAGGCACTCTGGAGAGGCCATCAACCCATCTGAGCTGGCCATACTGGACTGTCTGACAGAGGGGGGCAAGGCACTCACCCTGAAG GCCCACTTCATTGCCCTGCTTCCTGATCTGACTCCTCTGGCCCAGAGCCTGCTCTACCTCAACCTGTCCTTCAATGACTTCACTATCTTCCCAGTGGAG GTGTATGAGCTCATGCAGTTGGAGGTGCTGAAGATGAGAGACAACCCCATAGAGGAGATACCTACCGGCATCCACAGACTCACCAGGCTCAAAACCTTTGTCATCTCCTTCTGCAAGATCACCTCCCTGCCGTCAGA ATCTGAGTCCTGTGCTGTTGGTCCTACCTACAGGCTGTACCAGCTGCCCACCCTGCAGTTTCTAGATGTATCCTACAACCTTCTCTCATCCCTATCAAATGACATCAGAAAACTCAG GACTCTGGAGTACCTGAATGTGGAGGGGAACCAGCTGCCTGGCCTGCCCTGTGGGGCCCTGCGCCTCTCCCTCACCCAGCTCAGGATCTCCAACAACTACATGCACCCCTACTTTTGGAAGGGCTGCAGCTGGAACTCTCCCCAGGATCTGCAACACTCAGCCACTATGaccctctctctcacagacacctGTCTGCGCTACGCCAGCCTTCCCCCTGAGGCACAGTTGGCCCTTAGCAG ggtgggtgtgtgtgactgctgtaggGGTCCTATGTACGGACCTGGACTCAAGGTGATCCGGCCCTGCGACAATATCTTCGGACTACACAGGGTGCCCTTCATCTTCTATGCCTGCACCCCAGCATGCCACTGGAACTTCAAGAACCAGACCAAGAGTCTCTCCAGTCTTCTGTATGGAGAAGACACAACTCACAATAGTGAACGACTAACATGA
- the LOC139546593 gene encoding leucine-rich repeat-containing protein 63 isoform X2 → MPSERARLLRRPLPPKKIPPIVKSLPSPILSGTIIDSLPSTERRDLKDSATERSESSCHMLPLWDYDPAAFRAAPTPLTSVPSMLIPKIIEGFPCKPPRTLPKIPLLDLLKTDPRYIPFPPSFSFNDFLRDPNGGCGAQSLEGLKKVALSRCNYRKLVGLFLMELHKGQQTEVSKQLMSTEKLPEAKTRIPQKQIICELAALIRMEVQTQMMCRRSCLGDGTCRSEQKSVEIWVPPGERQAVQKQENLYLGTEVILNSVTTKHFQGSRRTHSPFRHSGEAINPSELAILDCLTEGGKALTLKAHFIALLPDLTPLAQSLLYLNLSFNDFTIFPVEVYELMQLEVLKMRDNPIEEIPTGIHRLTRLKTFVISFCKITSLPSELYQLPTLQFLDVSYNLLSSLSNDIRKLRTLEYLNVEGNQLPGLPCGALRLSLTQLRISNNYMHPYFWKGCSWNSPQDLQHSATMTLSLTDTCLRYASLPPEAQLALSRVGVCDCCRGPMYGPGLKVIRPCDNIFGLHRVPFIFYACTPACHWNFKNQTKSLSSLLYGEDTTHNSERLT, encoded by the exons ATGCCATCAGAACGTGCAAGGCTTCTTCGGAGGCCTTTGCCCCCTAAAAAGATTCCCCCCATTGTGAAATCACTTCCTTCGCCTATACTTTCAG GTACAATCATAGACTCATTGCCCTCAACAGAGAGAAGGGATCTGAAGGACAGTGCCACCGAGCGGAGTGAGTCAAGCTGCCACATGCTTCCTCTTTGGGACTATGACCCTGCAGCCTTTAGGGCGGCTCCCACTCCCCTGACCTCGGTCCCATCCATGCTAATACCTAAAATAATTGAGGGCTTCCCCTGTAAACCGCCACGCACTCTCCCCAAAATCCCCCTCCTTGACCTCCTCAAGACAGACCCCAGATACATCCCCTTTCCCCCTAGCTTTAGCTTCAATGACTTTCTGCGGGACCCTAATGGCGGCTGTGGGGCTCAGTCACTAGAGGGCCTGAAGAAAGTGGCCCTGTCTCGCTGCAACTACAGGAAGCTGGTTGGGCTTTTCCTGATGGAGCTGCACAAAGGGCAGCAGACTGAGGTGTCCAAGCAGCTGATGTCCACTGAGAAATTGCCAGAGGCCAAGACCAGGATCCCACAGAAGCAAATCATATGCG AGCTGGCAGCATTGATCCGTATGGAGGTGCAAACTCAGATGATGTGTCGGCGGAGCTGTTTGGGAGATGGGACCTGCAGGTCTGAACAGAAGTCTGTGGAGATCTGGGTACCCCCAGGGGAAAGACAAGCTGTTCAGAAGCAGGAAAATCTATACCTAG GAACGGAGGTGATCCTGAACTCTGTGACTACCAAGCACTTCCAGGGCTCTCGGCGGACCCACTCCCCGTTCAGGCACTCTGGAGAGGCCATCAACCCATCTGAGCTGGCCATACTGGACTGTCTGACAGAGGGGGGCAAGGCACTCACCCTGAAG GCCCACTTCATTGCCCTGCTTCCTGATCTGACTCCTCTGGCCCAGAGCCTGCTCTACCTCAACCTGTCCTTCAATGACTTCACTATCTTCCCAGTGGAG GTGTATGAGCTCATGCAGTTGGAGGTGCTGAAGATGAGAGACAACCCCATAGAGGAGATACCTACCGGCATCCACAGACTCACCAGGCTCAAAACCTTTGTCATCTCCTTCTGCAAGATCACCTCCCTGCCGTCAGA GCTGTACCAGCTGCCCACCCTGCAGTTTCTAGATGTATCCTACAACCTTCTCTCATCCCTATCAAATGACATCAGAAAACTCAG GACTCTGGAGTACCTGAATGTGGAGGGGAACCAGCTGCCTGGCCTGCCCTGTGGGGCCCTGCGCCTCTCCCTCACCCAGCTCAGGATCTCCAACAACTACATGCACCCCTACTTTTGGAAGGGCTGCAGCTGGAACTCTCCCCAGGATCTGCAACACTCAGCCACTATGaccctctctctcacagacacctGTCTGCGCTACGCCAGCCTTCCCCCTGAGGCACAGTTGGCCCTTAGCAG ggtgggtgtgtgtgactgctgtaggGGTCCTATGTACGGACCTGGACTCAAGGTGATCCGGCCCTGCGACAATATCTTCGGACTACACAGGGTGCCCTTCATCTTCTATGCCTGCACCCCAGCATGCCACTGGAACTTCAAGAACCAGACCAAGAGTCTCTCCAGTCTTCTGTATGGAGAAGACACAACTCACAATAGTGAACGACTAACATGA
- the LOC139546593 gene encoding leucine-rich repeat-containing protein 63 isoform X3, producing the protein MLPLWDYDPAAFRAAPTPLTSVPSMLIPKIIEGFPCKPPRTLPKIPLLDLLKTDPRYIPFPPSFSFNDFLRDPNGGCGAQSLEGLKKVALSRCNYRKLVGLFLMELHKGQQTEVSKQLMSTEKLPEAKTRIPQKQIICELAALIRMEVQTQMMCRRSCLGDGTCRSEQKSVEIWVPPGERQAVQKQENLYLGTEVILNSVTTKHFQGSRRTHSPFRHSGEAINPSELAILDCLTEGGKALTLKAHFIALLPDLTPLAQSLLYLNLSFNDFTIFPVEVYELMQLEVLKMRDNPIEEIPTGIHRLTRLKTFVISFCKITSLPSESESCAVGPTYRLYQLPTLQFLDVSYNLLSSLSNDIRKLRTLEYLNVEGNQLPGLPCGALRLSLTQLRISNNYMHPYFWKGCSWNSPQDLQHSATMTLSLTDTCLRYASLPPEAQLALSRVGVCDCCRGPMYGPGLKVIRPCDNIFGLHRVPFIFYACTPACHWNFKNQTKSLSSLLYGEDTTHNSERLT; encoded by the exons ATGCTTCCTCTTTGGGACTATGACCCTGCAGCCTTTAGGGCGGCTCCCACTCCCCTGACCTCGGTCCCATCCATGCTAATACCTAAAATAATTGAGGGCTTCCCCTGTAAACCGCCACGCACTCTCCCCAAAATCCCCCTCCTTGACCTCCTCAAGACAGACCCCAGATACATCCCCTTTCCCCCTAGCTTTAGCTTCAATGACTTTCTGCGGGACCCTAATGGCGGCTGTGGGGCTCAGTCACTAGAGGGCCTGAAGAAAGTGGCCCTGTCTCGCTGCAACTACAGGAAGCTGGTTGGGCTTTTCCTGATGGAGCTGCACAAAGGGCAGCAGACTGAGGTGTCCAAGCAGCTGATGTCCACTGAGAAATTGCCAGAGGCCAAGACCAGGATCCCACAGAAGCAAATCATATGCG AGCTGGCAGCATTGATCCGTATGGAGGTGCAAACTCAGATGATGTGTCGGCGGAGCTGTTTGGGAGATGGGACCTGCAGGTCTGAACAGAAGTCTGTGGAGATCTGGGTACCCCCAGGGGAAAGACAAGCTGTTCAGAAGCAGGAAAATCTATACCTAG GAACGGAGGTGATCCTGAACTCTGTGACTACCAAGCACTTCCAGGGCTCTCGGCGGACCCACTCCCCGTTCAGGCACTCTGGAGAGGCCATCAACCCATCTGAGCTGGCCATACTGGACTGTCTGACAGAGGGGGGCAAGGCACTCACCCTGAAG GCCCACTTCATTGCCCTGCTTCCTGATCTGACTCCTCTGGCCCAGAGCCTGCTCTACCTCAACCTGTCCTTCAATGACTTCACTATCTTCCCAGTGGAG GTGTATGAGCTCATGCAGTTGGAGGTGCTGAAGATGAGAGACAACCCCATAGAGGAGATACCTACCGGCATCCACAGACTCACCAGGCTCAAAACCTTTGTCATCTCCTTCTGCAAGATCACCTCCCTGCCGTCAGA ATCTGAGTCCTGTGCTGTTGGTCCTACCTACAGGCTGTACCAGCTGCCCACCCTGCAGTTTCTAGATGTATCCTACAACCTTCTCTCATCCCTATCAAATGACATCAGAAAACTCAG GACTCTGGAGTACCTGAATGTGGAGGGGAACCAGCTGCCTGGCCTGCCCTGTGGGGCCCTGCGCCTCTCCCTCACCCAGCTCAGGATCTCCAACAACTACATGCACCCCTACTTTTGGAAGGGCTGCAGCTGGAACTCTCCCCAGGATCTGCAACACTCAGCCACTATGaccctctctctcacagacacctGTCTGCGCTACGCCAGCCTTCCCCCTGAGGCACAGTTGGCCCTTAGCAG ggtgggtgtgtgtgactgctgtaggGGTCCTATGTACGGACCTGGACTCAAGGTGATCCGGCCCTGCGACAATATCTTCGGACTACACAGGGTGCCCTTCATCTTCTATGCCTGCACCCCAGCATGCCACTGGAACTTCAAGAACCAGACCAAGAGTCTCTCCAGTCTTCTGTATGGAGAAGACACAACTCACAATAGTGAACGACTAACATGA